One region of Oncorhynchus nerka isolate Pitt River linkage group LG22, Oner_Uvic_2.0, whole genome shotgun sequence genomic DNA includes:
- the fzd8a gene encoding frizzled-8a → MECYLSGIYLLLALAILPRSSGTTAKEITCQEIAVPLCKGIGYNYTYMPNQFNHDTQDEAGLEVHQFWPLVEIQCSPDLKFFLCSMYTPICLEDYKKPLPPCRSVCERAKAGCAPLMRQYGFPWPDRMKCDSLPVQGNPEMLCMDYNRTHSTTVSPVLSKPTNYPGKAFNPNKNNKGHNRPGVPGKYKPPAPCEPQCKCLSPMVPVNTDRHHLYNRVKTGQLLNCAMPCHNPYFTQDERTFTAFWIGLWSVLCFVSTFATVATFLIDMERFKYPERPIIFLSACYMFVSIGYIVRLIAGHEKVACNREYDVEHIHYETTGPALCTVVFLLIYFFGMASSIWWVILSLTWFLAAGMKWGNEAIASYSQYFHLAAWLIPSMKSIAVLALSSVDGDSVAGICYVGNQNLDNLRGFVLAPLVIYLFIGTMFLLAGFVSLFRIRSVIKQGGTKTDKLEKLMIRIGIFTVLYTVPATIIVACYFYEQHNRQSWEITHNCPCLSEHELNKPDYAVFMLKYFMCLLVGITSGVWIWSGKTLESWRTFCTRCCWGSKGTSGSMYSDVSTGLTWRSGTASSVSCPKQMPLSQV, encoded by the coding sequence ATGGAGTGCTACCTGTCGGGGATATACCTGCTTCTCGCACTTGCTATTTTACCGAGATCCAGCGGCACCACGGCGAAGGAAATCACCTGCCAAGAGATTGCCGTGCCTCTGTGCAAGGGGATCGGCTACAACTATACCTACATGCCCAACCAGTTCAATCACGACACCCAGGACGAGGCGGGTTTGGAGGTACACCAGTTTTGGCCTCTGGTTGAAATCCAGTGCTCGCCGGACCTCAAGTTCTTTCTTTGCAGCATGTACACTCCCATTTGCCTAGAGGACTATAAGAAACCACTGCCACCGTGCCGGAGCGTCTGCGAGAGAGCGAAGGCAGGCTGCGCGCCTCTTATGAGGCAGTATGGTTTTCCCTGGCCAGACAGAATGAAATGTGACTCGCTACCGGTTCAAGGCAATCCGGAGATGTTATGTATGGACTACAATAGGACTCACTCGACCACAGTATCACCGGTCCTTTCTAAGCCTACCAACTATCCGGGTAAGGCGTTTAACCCTAATAAAAACAACAAAGGACACAATCGACCCGGTGTTCCCGGTAAATACAAACCGCCGGCTCCCTGCGAGCCGCAGTGCAAGTGTCTTTCGCCCATGGTCCCGGTAAACACTGACCGGCATCACCTCTACAACCGGGTGAAGACCGGGCAGCTTTTAAACTGCGCCATGCCCTGCCATAACCCCTATTTTACGCAAGACGAGAGAACGTTTACCGCGTTCTGGATAGGTCTGTGGTCCGTGTTATGTTTTGTGTCCACGTTCGCAACGGTTGCCACTTTTCTCATAGACATGGAGCGGTTCAAGTACCCAGAGAGACCCATTATTTTCCTCTCTGCCTGTTACATGTTTGTTTCCATCGGGTATATCGTCAGACTAATCGCTGGACACGAAAAGGTGGCCTGCAACCGGGAGTATGACGTGGAACACATTCACTATGAGACCACTGGCCCTGCACTCTGTACTGTTGTGTTTCTTTTGATTTATTTCTTCGGCATGGCCAGTTCTATCTGGTGGGTCATTCTCTCTTTGACATGGTTCCTGGCTGCTGGGATGAAATGGGGAAACGAAGCCATAGCCAGTTACTCTCAATATTTTCACCTGGCTGCTTGGCTTATCCCTAGTATGAAATCTATTGCTGTGTTGGCCCTCAGCTCTGTGGACGGGGACTCAGTGGCTGGAATCTGCTACGTTGGCAATCAAAACTTGGACAATCTGAGAGGATTCGTGTTGGCCCCCCTggtcatatatttatttatcggCACTATGTTCCTCCTGGCCGGGTTTGTGTCCCTGTTCAGGATACGCAGCGTGATCAAACAGGGTGGCACCAAAACAGACAAGCTGGAGAAGTTGATGATAAGGATAGGGATATTCACCGTGTTGTACACTGTACCTGCCACTATTATAGTGGCCTGTTACTTCTACGAGCAGCACAACAGACAGAGTTGGGAGATCACCCACAACTGCCCCTGTCTGTCGGAGCATGAACTGAACAAGCCGGACTATGCGGTCTTCATGTTGAAGTACTTTATGTGCCTTCTGGTGGGCATCACGTCCGGCGTGTGGATATGGTCGGGGAAGACCCTGGAATCATGGAGGACCTTCTGCACGCGCTGCTGTTGGGGTAGCAAAGGCACCAGTGGCTCAATGTACAGTGACGTGAGCACAGGACTAACCTGGAGATCGGGTACTGCCAGCTCTGTATCTTGCCCAAAACAGATGCCATTGTCACAGGTTTGA